Proteins found in one Deltaproteobacteria bacterium genomic segment:
- a CDS encoding restriction endonuclease subunit M has product MSATRKTVADTEQAEATQLIAEGMITDFITGNPVKETEKEKVRQEIARQLIAEYQIDPASMEADFPVKVDGKRKKVDIAIFEAGKEHTIENLRRAIVCRPQPNVGKKSVIKIRDYAQAEKDLLELKGLMTANDGCEWGHWTNGLERFFLHKEKRRFEDRFSPRGDWPMADGSMTTPDMHAETYVRPGEENALRSAFRRCHNFIHGNEGMPKDAAFWQFLYLIFAKMYDERTHRGKERKFFAAADEPFTDEGRMKIRGRIQDLFKVTKKQYSFFKDADEITMSDRALSYMVMELQRYSFSRSDVDAKGAAYQEIVGTNLRGDRGQYFTPRRAVDLVVRILNPRENEKVFDPADGTGGFIVATIAHRLRQLRAEYKRDVSDATQDSILDRLSDYAKKYVFGADFDPFLVRAATMNVLMAANVEGNIFHMDSLAFPRGHLPGNDLAKKHVPFGSVDVLMTNPPFGSEIPITEKAILDNLQLAKRWSRDDSGGWLEQTSTQNAVAPEILFIEQALKWLRPGGRMGIVLPNGILGNPGDEYIRRWILRNCWVLACVEVPVEAFIVEANVGILTSLLFLKKKTDTEMDAEAQGHVKEYPIFMAVAEKAGVDRRGKPLYKRNPDGTEKMRTRVDEIKVKTNGHYEVRKRTLVEPEIDDDFPAIGDAYETFRQKNPEPGA; this is encoded by the coding sequence ATGAGTGCAACTAGGAAAACAGTCGCTGACACGGAGCAGGCCGAGGCCACACAGCTTATAGCCGAAGGGATGATCACCGACTTCATCACCGGCAATCCAGTGAAAGAGACCGAGAAAGAAAAAGTCCGCCAAGAGATTGCTCGGCAGCTCATCGCCGAATACCAGATTGACCCGGCCAGCATGGAGGCCGATTTTCCCGTCAAGGTGGATGGCAAGCGCAAGAAGGTGGACATCGCCATCTTCGAGGCCGGCAAGGAACACACGATCGAGAACCTTCGCCGCGCCATCGTCTGTCGGCCGCAACCCAACGTCGGCAAGAAATCCGTCATCAAGATTCGCGACTACGCCCAGGCCGAAAAAGACCTGCTCGAATTGAAGGGCCTGATGACCGCCAACGACGGCTGCGAGTGGGGACACTGGACCAACGGCCTCGAGCGCTTCTTCCTCCACAAGGAAAAGCGCCGCTTCGAGGATCGCTTCTCGCCGCGCGGTGATTGGCCGATGGCCGACGGCTCGATGACCACGCCGGACATGCACGCGGAGACCTACGTGCGCCCCGGCGAGGAAAACGCCCTGCGTAGCGCGTTCCGCCGTTGCCACAACTTCATCCACGGCAACGAAGGCATGCCCAAAGATGCCGCGTTCTGGCAGTTCCTCTACCTTATCTTTGCCAAGATGTATGACGAGCGCACCCATCGTGGCAAGGAGCGCAAATTCTTCGCGGCGGCGGACGAGCCGTTCACCGATGAGGGCCGCATGAAGATTCGCGGGCGCATCCAGGACCTCTTCAAGGTCACCAAGAAGCAATACAGCTTTTTTAAGGATGCCGACGAGATCACCATGTCCGACCGCGCGCTGTCCTACATGGTCATGGAATTGCAGCGCTACAGCTTCTCGCGCTCCGACGTGGACGCCAAGGGCGCGGCGTATCAGGAAATCGTCGGCACGAACCTGCGTGGTGATCGCGGCCAATACTTCACCCCGCGTCGAGCGGTGGACTTGGTTGTCCGCATCTTGAATCCCAGGGAAAACGAGAAAGTGTTCGATCCGGCGGATGGCACGGGCGGATTCATCGTCGCCACCATCGCGCACCGGTTGCGCCAGTTGCGCGCCGAATACAAGCGCGACGTCAGCGATGCCACCCAGGACAGCATCCTCGATCGCTTGAGCGACTACGCAAAAAAATATGTATTTGGGGCGGACTTCGATCCCTTTCTCGTCCGCGCCGCCACCATGAATGTGCTCATGGCCGCCAATGTCGAGGGCAACATCTTCCACATGGATTCCCTGGCGTTTCCTCGCGGACACCTGCCCGGCAACGATCTCGCCAAGAAGCACGTTCCCTTCGGCTCGGTGGACGTGCTGATGACCAATCCCCCGTTCGGTTCGGAGATTCCCATCACCGAAAAAGCGATTCTGGACAATTTACAGTTGGCCAAACGCTGGTCGCGCGATGACAGCGGTGGCTGGCTCGAACAGACCTCGACGCAAAACGCCGTCGCGCCGGAAATTCTGTTCATTGAACAGGCGCTCAAATGGCTGCGGCCCGGCGGACGCATGGGCATCGTGTTGCCCAACGGCATTCTCGGCAATCCCGGCGACGAATACATCCGCCGCTGGATTCTCCGCAACTGCTGGGTGCTCGCCTGTGTCGAAGTGCCGGTCGAAGCGTTCATCGTTGAAGCCAACGTCGGCATCCTCACCAGCCTGCTGTTCCTCAAGAAGAAGACCGACACTGAGATGGATGCCGAGGCGCAGGGCCATGTGAAGGAATATCCCATCTTCATGGCCGTGGCGGAAAAGGCCGGCGTGGATCGCCGGGGCAAACCGCTCTACAAACGCAACCCGGACGGCACGGAAAAAATGCGCACGCGCGTGGACGAAATTAAGGTCAAGACCAACGGCCATTATGAAGTCCGCAAGCGCACGCTGGTTGAGCCAGAGATTGACGATGATTTTCCGGCGATTGGCGACGCCTACGAAACGTTCCGCCAAAAGAACCCTGAGCCCGGCGCATGA